From Coffea arabica cultivar ET-39 chromosome 2e, Coffea Arabica ET-39 HiFi, whole genome shotgun sequence, the proteins below share one genomic window:
- the LOC140036210 gene encoding uncharacterized protein yields the protein MANNSDTDNDNSNIDVAPNSGSDIDSLQGSDKEGHSRPPMKRKGDGRLEVRTFQQKQFSSHYKSVKSGWVGRKYVSTFRENPKLDYASFKNLVAEDYCDLVTKQGKFQRLYMCFTGVKKGFLDACRLVFGLDGTFLKGAASGVLLTAAGVNPNNGLYPIAYAAIEGETKHSWIWFLTLVKEDLKIEKDYKWIIMSDKQKGIIQTCEIVFLGADHRFCMKHMHSNMATAGFKRTAMRRALWKAAKATTHAQFIRRIEAIAKLEVDAIKWLEDKNSAEWSKSHFRTFSKCAMLLNNICKSFNNKILDGREGFIVVMMEALRHFVMQRMQENRDRASEKWSKFYFYQKIRKRKTVNIDNATYYVPYKSNDVSFEIACPYGEKWTVNIEDWTCSYRKWDLIGIPCSHANLALWIAMKDPMQYINGCYTIKMYLKCYDPCILPVNGKNERKDVDIQAPLPPTYGRAP from the exons ATGGCGAATAATTCTGATACTGATAATGACAACTCCAACATAGATGTTGCACCAAATTCAGGTTCAGATATTGATAGTCTCCAAGGTTCAGATAAAGAGGGTCATTCAAGACCCCCTAT GAAGAGGAAAGGTGATGGAAGATTGGAAGTTAGAACATTCCAGCAGAAGCAATTTTCATCTCATTACAAGAGTGTCAAATCTGGGTGGGTTGGCAGAAAATATGTTAGCACATTTAGGGAAAATCCCAAGCTGGATTATGCTAGCTTCAAAAATCTG GTAGCAGAAGACTACTGTGATTTAGTCACCAAACAAGGAAAATTTCAAAGATTGTACATGTGCTTTACTGGGGTGAAAAAAGGATTTTTGGATGCTTGTAGGCTTGTGTTTGGTTTAGATGGGACTTTTCTCAAAGGTGCAGCTAGTGGAGTATTGCTGACAGCAGCTGGAGTTAATCCAAATAATGGTTTGTACCCAATTGCTTATGCGGCAATTGAGGGAGAAACTAAGCATTCTTGGATTTGGTTTCTTACTTTAGTTAAGGAGGatctaaaaattgaaaaagactATAAATGGATCATAATGAGTGACAAGCAGAAGGGCATAATTCAGACATGTGAAATAGTTTTTCTAGGGGCTGATCATAGATTTTGTATGAAGCATATGCATAGCAATATGGCAACTGCTGGATTCAAAAGGACAGCCATGAGGCGAGCTCTATGGAAAGCAGCTAAGGCAACTACTCATGCACAATTCATAAGAAGAATTGAAGCCATAGCAAAATTAGAAGTTGATGCAATTAAGTGGTTAGAGGACAAGAATTCAGCAGAGTGGAGTAAATCACACTTCAGAACATTCTCTAAATGTGCTATGTTGTTGAATAACATATGTAAATCATTTAACAATAAAATATTAGATGGCAGGGAGGGGTTCATTGTTGTCATGATGGAGGCATTAAGGCATTTTGTCATGCAAAGAATGCAGGAAAATAGAGATAGAGCTAGTGAAAAGTGGAGTAAATTTTATTTCtatcaaaaaatcagaaaaaggaAGACAGTCAATATTGACAACGCAACTTACTATGTGCCTTACAAATCAAATGATGTGAGTTTTGAAATTGCTTGTCCTTATGGTGAAAAGTGGACGGTCAATATTGAGGATTGGACTTGCTCATACAGGAAATGGGATTTGATAGGGATACCATGCTCTCATGCAAATTTAGCTTTGTGGATTGCTATGAAGGACCCTATGCAGTACATTAATGGCTGCTACACTATTAAAATGTATCTTAAATGTTATGATCCTTGCATTTTACCTGTGAATGGAAAGAATGAACGGAAAGATGTAGATATTCAGGCACCCCTTCCACCAACATATGGAAGAGCACCATGA